In Gimesia chilikensis, the genomic window AAAACCAGGAAGCAATGGCAACAATTTGCTTTGGTGGGAAACTATTTGTAATCGGAGTTACTAGCGCCTTGCCGCTCAATGTTGGTTGGCTAACTTTGTGCCTGCGAGGGTTTGCCCGATCTGGATGCTCGCCAGGCGGGCGGACACATGGGTCCGCACCCTACGGAGAGGGTTTGTGGGCTGGTTGTGACTTGAGCGTGTTGTGCTGTAACCTCCTGTTGCCTGCGGCAATCTCGGATTGCATCTGAGACCACCCGGCGTGCTTTGCTTTGATCGCTGCTGGGGATTCTCTCTTTTCACCGGTGTTGGTTTGGCACTGGTTTTATTTTCTCTGTCCTTGCTGGTGCCGATGCGTAGGATTTCTGTTTGTGCTGTTTTGGGATCGCGTTGCCGGTGCCGGGTCGCGTTTCTGAATTCGGCTGGCAGATACCAAAGTCGTTTCAACCGGGGCTAACGTGCTGCGTCTAATACGTTGCTCTGGTTGGGAGCGTTTCTGAAATTAGCTTCGTTGTGCGGGAAGAATTCTTATGGATAGAGCCTGTTTTGTATTTGGTTTGCTGCGGTTGCTGTCGGGCATGGCTTTGTTGTCTTGTCATGCTGCTGATTCTGTTGAAGGGCACGGGGGAGTCAAGACAGAATTTTGTCCCGATGTGGCCGGATTTTGTCCTGGTGTGTCCGGGATTTTGTCCCACTCTGACCGGGGTTTGTCCGCAAGAGCCCTGCTCTACGAGCGATTATTTCGCAGGGGTGCGCAGTGTTCCGGTGAAAAGCAGGTGAAGAGTGAGGGGTCTGGTGGTGCAGATGTGACAGTTGTGCGGGAGATGCAGTGCTCAGAAGACGCGCCTCGCGCGCGAGCCAGATGGGAACCAGGATACGATTTGGGAGGCGTGGTTCAAGGTCAGTCTGTTCAGGCGGTAGTGGAGGATTTTCAGTGGAGGAGCATGCTGGATTTCAGGTGGGATTATTTTCTACCACGAAATTCACGAAAGGCACGAATTTCATTCGGGCTTACCCGATCTTTTCAGGTTTCACTCTGGCCCCATTGGAATGCGATTCTTGATTGTTCGCTGCCAGGCGGGCGGACACATAGGTCCGCACCCTACGATGAGGGTTGGTGGGCTGGATCTCAATTGAATATTTACCCTGTGACCTCCTGTTGCCTGCGGCAATCCCGGATTGCATCCGCGACCACCCCGCACTGTGGGAATTTTCATTCTGTTTGGCAGGTTACTCGCGCATTGTTGGGCGAGCCAACAGTGGCACTCGACGACCGGAGTGTTACACGGAGTGCAGGATTGCCAGGCGGGCGGACACGTGGGTCCGCCCCTACTTCACTTGGGATATGATTTTCAGCGAGTTTCGGGGCGGAACTGTTTTTGCCAGGTCTTGGGTTTGACGCTGATATCGGTGTTGTCTTTGTAGGATTTGCGGAGGTCGGTGAGTTGAGTTTTGAGCTTGCTAATCGTGTCCTGGTAAGCGGGATTGCCGTACTGGTTGGTCATCTCTTTGGGGTCATTCTGCAGATCGTAGAATTCCCATTCGTCGAATTCGTAGAAGCGGATCAGTTTATAGCGGGGAGTACGGATGCCGAAATGTTTGGCGACTTTGTGGACGCTGGGAAAATCGAAATAGTGGTAGTAGAGGGAATCGCGCCACTCGGGGTTTTCTCCTTTAAGGAGCGGGACGAGCGAACGGCCCTGCATGTCGTCGGGAATGTCGGCACCGGCGATGTCGAGGAAGGTTTCCGCGTAGTCGAGGTTCTGGACCAGGTCGGTGTTGACGGTGCCGGGCTGGGTGACGCTGGGCCATTTGACGATCAGCGGCATGCGGAAGGATTCTTCATACATCCAGCGTTTGTCGTACCAGCCATGATCACCGAGGTAGAAGCCCTGGTCGGAGGAGTAGACGATGATCGTGTTTTTATCGAGTCCGGTTTCCTTGAGCCAGGCGAGCATGCGGCCGATGTTTTCGTCGACGCCTTTGATGCAGCGGAGGTAGTTCTTAATGTAGCGCTGGTATTTCCAGCGGACGAGGTCTTTCCCGGTGAGATTCGCTTTGCGGAGAGCTTCGTTTTTGGGATCGAAGGCGGCATTCCAGGCTGTGAGTTGTGCGGGCGTCATGAACTGCAGATTGCGGAAGCCGGACTTGTCGAGCGACTTGCCGGCGTTGGGATCCCAGCCTTCCAGCTTGGGGCCGAAGTTGTCGTAGACCAGATTCATGTAATTTTCGATCGACATCTCGGCGTGCCGGGCGGGGCTGGCGTTGTCTTTCCAGTCGTCGAAGAGGGTGGTCGGTTCGGGAATGGTGATGTCATCGTAGAGATGCAGGTGACGGAGCGCGGGCATCCAGGTACGGTGGGGCGCCTTGTGCTGACACATGAGCATGAAGGGTTTGCCGGAGTCGGCGTTCTGTTTGAGCCAGTCGAGTGCCATGTCGGT contains:
- a CDS encoding sulfatase family protein, with protein sequence MIRALVLLCCLALPSLAHAAQRPNILFLFTDDHAPHAIGAYKGFLEKINPTPNIDKIAAEGMLFQNSFCTNSICGPSRAVILTGKHSHINGFMRNGNRFNGDQQTFPKLLQKAGYKTAMIGKWHLTSDPQGFDFWKILPGQGYYYNPEFKTAQGRERIEGYCTDIVTDMALDWLKQNADSGKPFMLMCQHKAPHRTWMPALRHLHLYDDITIPEPTTLFDDWKDNASPARHAEMSIENYMNLVYDNFGPKLEGWDPNAGKSLDKSGFRNLQFMTPAQLTAWNAAFDPKNEALRKANLTGKDLVRWKYQRYIKNYLRCIKGVDENIGRMLAWLKETGLDKNTIIVYSSDQGFYLGDHGWYDKRWMYEESFRMPLIVKWPSVTQPGTVNTDLVQNLDYAETFLDIAGADIPDDMQGRSLVPLLKGENPEWRDSLYYHYFDFPSVHKVAKHFGIRTPRYKLIRFYEFDEWEFYDLQNDPKEMTNQYGNPAYQDTISKLKTQLTDLRKSYKDNTDISVKPKTWQKQFRPETR